The genomic window AATACGACGCTGAAAACAACAGAATCTCGCAGACTGAGAATGATGTTAAAACAAGCTATGTTGTTGATAGCAGCAGTAATGCTCTGAGCAGAATCCTGCTGATGACAAATGGCGATGATACTACCTATTTTGTGTACGGCGCAGGGCTTATAGCTCAGGAAAATGGTAGTGAATATCTAACATACCACTTCAATAATATAGGAAATACACAAGCAATAACTAATAAAAATGGTGAAATAGTAGAATCTTACGACTATGGGCCATACGGTGAGTTGCTTTCCGGCAGTGAATGTGGTATAATATTCCTGTACAATGGACAGCTTGGTGTTGTTACTGACAACAACGGTCTGTACTACATGAGGGCGAGGTATTATAACCCCGAGATCAAGCGTTTTATCAATCAGGACGTTTTAACGGGAAGTATTACCGACAGCCCCACGCTCAACAGATACGTTTATGTAAACGGCAATCCGATAAGCATTAATGATCCATTCGGACTTAGTCCGTTGCTTAACTGGCTTAATAATATAACCGGACATGATGTACTTGATGTTCTTGGAATGATACCCGGCATCGGTTTTGTCTTTGATGGGATCAACTGTGCATGGTACGCTTCCGAGGGTGACTGGTTTAATGCTGCATCAAGTTTTGTATCAATGCTGCCGGGTGTTGGCGATGCAATAGGTGCTTTCTCAAAGGCAGGAAAATCCTGCAAACTTGTTTCAGCGTTCCATAAGGCCGGAGCAGCAGGTAACCTGATGCTGAATTCCTATACTTTAGGTAATATAGCAGACAAATACCTATTTGGTGACGGAGAACATTCTTGGGAAGAAATAAAGAGCGACCTGTTTACTGTCACGATGTCCGGTGTTTCAATGTGGGGCTCTGCGAAGGATTTCGGAACTTCGTATTGCTTTGTTGAAGGAACTCTTGTTACAACGGCAGACGGCTTCAAGCCAATTGAAGAAATTGAAGTTGGCGATGAGGTTCTTTCTGAAAACGAGATAACTGGAGAGATAGCATATAAAAAAGTTTATGCAACTTCTGTTAGTGAAACCAATGAATTCTTCCATATCCACGTTAATGGTGAAGAAATTGTTGCCACAGGAACTCATCCTTTCTATGTTTACAAGTTTGGCTGGACAACTGCAAGAGCATTGCGCGCAGGTGATGTACTTGTACTTTCAAACGGCGAATTAGTAACTGTTGAGTGGATTGAACACGAAATCCTCGAAGAACCGATATTTGTATATAATTTTGAGGTTGAGGATTTCCACACTTACTTTGTTGGTTCAAGCGGAATTCTTGTTCACAATGGTAAACCGTGCGAGACTAAAAACAATTCTATTGATAAGAATAGGAAAGAAGCAATGAATGAAGCTAAAGATATTGCAGGAGTTCCTCATAGTCAGCAACCCTCAAGACAATGGCAAGTAGGTGGTGATATTAACAAAAAAGGGTTAAATCTATCAAATTATGAATACAATTCCGCTTCGGGAAGTTTTGGAAGATATTATGAGTATGATACGTCTAAAGGAAAGCGGGTTATTGTTGAACACATTAATGATCAACAGACTAATCATTTTCATGTCGGAGAACCTAAAGATAAAGACAGGTTGCTAACTTACGATTTTAAAAAAGAAAGATATCAGAAAGTGTATAATCCAAAGACAAATGATCATCATATATATTATAAAAAATAAGGTGTTATTATGAATAATATTAATATGTATAGAGATCCTAGATATAAGGAAATAATTAAAAGAAGAATATTAAAAAAACTAACTTCATATGACAGCATTAGAGTAATAAACGTATTTTATTATGATGATAACAAATTAGTGCTTCTTCCATATTCGCAAGCTATCAAGCGCATTCTGTCATATGGTTTTCCAGTCTATAAAAGTGTAAAAGATGTTTATTCATTAATATCAGAGATAAAAAACATTTATAATAAAAATGGAGATCATATTTATTGGCTCTTATCTTCTTATGATGGAAGTAAATGGTGGATTGAAATAGAGATACTCGATTTAGATATGTTTTTGTTTGATGAATATAAAAAGGAAAAATATCAATTTATTATCATTGATCGAAAGAATAATTTTGTTATGGATTCAGATTTAATTGAAGGAGATCAATATCAAATTCGCATACTTAGAATCGAATCTTAGTGAATTGTATTCAAAGCAGCGGAGAAATCCGCTGCTTAATTACTATAATAACAGAGGATGTTTTTAATGAACAACAAATCAAACGCAAAACTGTACATAACAATAGGCACAATTCTGATACTTGTAGTTGGATTTATAGCCTATAAGAATGTAACTAAAGTACAGAACTATAAAGAAAACGGCAAAGAGGTTGAGTGCGTTGTTACTTCCGTGACACAAGGGCGAAAAGGAAGGCAAACCGTCGAGGCGGTTTATACTGATGAATCGGGCAATCAGGTAACAGCAAGCACCATAAGAAATCAATCGACTTATGTGGGCGAAAAATTTACAGGGTTAGTCGTTCCCGAAAAGCCTGATGAGATTTATTGTATGCCTGCGGAATCTACCCAAATGATAGTCTACTGTATTTTCGGAGCACTTGGGCTGACAGGTTTGGTTCTTATCGTTTGCGGTATAGTAAGTGCAGTTAAGAATCGCAGGAGTTCTTGCTTTTAATAATTGTTTTAATTGAATTGGAGCAGTTCGTTTTAATTAACGGGCTGCTCTTTTTTCGACCAAAAATGCAAATTACGAACAGAGACCTACCAAATACGAAAACCATATTGACATTTAATTTTTAATGGTTTATTATTATGATGGAATTGAAGCTTTGTAAATGAATATATGAAGGGAAGAGGTGCATATGTTTACCAAAGATAAACAGTTCACAGAAGAAAAATATAAATACGGTCTGGAATCACAAAAGATTAATCTTCAGATAGAATCGGCAAGAGAAAACATCCTAAATTTTTATAATAATAATAAAAACATATGTGATAAGGCTTTGCATTATTATGATGAATTCAAAAACAATCAAAATAAGTATATATGTAACCCTGAAGGAATAAAAAAAGAATTATTTAGAAAAAAATTGCATTATAAGAGAATATTAGTTATTACTTCTAATCCAATTGAAAGAGGAATATTTCTTCGATGGTTATCTGAAAAGAATAATGGGCCATTAAAAACGTATGTTGTAAATAATAATGCGTATAATATATTTCACGAAACAGATGAAATAAGTATAGTGCATGTACACACCATCGAAACAGGAGAAGAACCCACTAAGCAGGTGATAGATGATACTTGTAACATATTTATTCCAACCTGTATATGTTCTTTGGGAATATGTTATGGCTTTAATATATCCCGACATACAATAGGTTCAGTTTTTCTTTCCGAAAAAACAGATTTGATTAGAATTAATTTTCGTGATTCTGAAAAAGATGATATAGTTTTGGAATTAAAATCTATTCTTTCAGGAAATTCATCTTATCCTCTCATAAGGATTCTAAAATCTAAACTAATATCAATAAAATCAACCAGCATATTAAGCGAAACACAGTCTCCATCAACTGCTGTGTGTGAATTTGGTGATTTTATATCAGCCAATAGTCTAATAAGTAATTGGAAGGTAAAAAACACAATACTTGCTCTAAGTGGATTAAATAGTCATAAACTGCTTGGAGGAGAAATGGAAGGTGGAGGCATTTTGACGTCAAATATTGTACAAACCAAGGAATACAATAAGTGGATTATTATAAAAAGCATTTGTGACTGGGGTGAATGTAAAAATGAAATAATACCAAATAACCTCTTATATAGTAAAACTATTAAAGACAGTCTGCAAGCTTATGCCATGTCAAATTCATGCGGTGTATTTAACAATATAATCTGCGAGATGTGTGAGGTGTGAAATGAAAAAATTCTATAATAATATTAGTTCTAATGAATGTGTATATTTATTAAAAGCAACTCCATATACAAAAGAAAATCGAATTAGGTTTGATAATAATCTTACTAAAGAAAAATTCTTTAGATTTCTTTATACTGAAAGATCCTCAAAATCTGAACACAAGGCTGAAAACGACCTGTTCGATAATAAAATAAATGCAGCAAAAGAAGATCTTCAAAACGAATTTAGTAAGGTGAGTATGATACATATATCAGGATATGGTGGTTGTGGAAAAACAACGTTCATACATCATTTTCTTTGGACGTTAAAAGATTCTATAGGTGTATATGATGTTATAGATTATGAAGGCTGTACCAAAGCCGCCGAACCGTTTATAAAAAGAGTAGCAAGGTTAATTTATAAGGTCAAAAACACTTTCGGCTTAATTGATTATTTTGAAAACATAGTTAATAATACGCTTTTTAATACTTATAGGTTTAGCAACCAAATTCCAGTTCTATATGATTTTTCAAATAAGCTATCTATGATTATTGGCGGCAATAACTATACCGAAAACTCTTTATGTGCTTTTTTGATAAACTTTGAAAAAAACTATATCTCGGAAGATTGCAAGTCTATTGTGGGCAAAGATTTTGTTTCTTTTTTGTTGTTTTTGGAGTTTATCCTATTGTTGTTTGATAGATTTGAAAATAATAACGAAAGTTCGATGATACTTGTTATTGATAATGCAGATTCATTAAGTGATTTATCAGAAGAGCATCTTCTTTTGAAATCAATTAGAGAATTTGAAAATAATTGTAACTATTTTTTTGGATGGAACCTTGAAAATGATGGTGTATATAATGAAAAAAAAGTTTCGGATGTATTAAGAAGAACAAAACTCACAATGTTCTTTACAACAAGAGTGGCAACCATAAAAAAATATGAGATTATCGAGCCTGACTGGGAGAGAATCGATGGCTGGATGAGTATAAGATTCCCCGAACACTACTATGAACACAAGGATATAATTAATCATAGAATCGAGTACTATTTAAGTTTGGAGTCACCAAAATCAAATATTGCAGAGGAACTAACACTAATTTCAAAGTTGGTGGAAATTGCATATCATAATTATAATTTTATGAGACTCTTCAACGGCAGTTATCGTACCTGTGTTGAAAAAATTTGTGACATATTAAAAACGATTCATAGTAGTCAAATAAAAGAAATGATTAAACTATACTCTGCAAGAGCTGACAACAGAGACGCTATAGAGGGCGCTATAGGTTATTATCTTTATATGATTTTGTGTGTGCTGAAAAACGAAAGAACATATACAGATACACTTGCTCTTAGTCCTTGCAGAAAAGATGGCACAATTAGTCTTTCACGAATTATACTTACAATAATTCGTGAAAAGGGCGATAGATGTTCTTTATATGATCTTTTTTCTTTGCTTGTACCTATAGGTTATAAACCAAATATGATATGTACACAAATATGGAATTTATGTGAGGTTGCAAGAAACAATGCTTGGCGTAGACTCCTCTTATTTGATTTGATAACGCCGTCAAGTCTGGATGAGTTAAAAAAGCAAGCAGACATATTTAATAATGGTGATGAAGAAACAAATCATTATACTGAACTAATAATATGTACTGCAGGGCAAGCATATATGGAATTCGTTGTACCTCATTTTGAATTTATGCTCAGCAGACATGAATTGGGGGTGGGAACATCGGTTCAGAGTAAATATCAGCCATTATTCTCGAGCAGTAGTGAGGAACTGATTAGAGATGGGAATGGAGAAACAATATATAGGTTTGAAAAGAAAATTAGTTGGGTATTTAAGGATGTAAAAGACTGTTGCTATAATTCTGTAAAATTTGCTGATAGTGTCGAAAAGAAGTACCATTTATCAAAAGACGAATATATAAATAACACATTCTTCAATTATCATTCTGTTGGATGGGATAATAATGTTGGACCTAAGCAAAGCTACGAATCCAGATTGATTTTTAGACATATTGGTTATATAGAGAAATATCGTAACTACTTACTGAAAAAAAAGAAAGATATTCCTCTAGATGAAAGAATTGCAATAAACAAAAAACTGGTCAATTGGATTATTAAGTATATAGAGCTGTATTATAACAGCGAGATTTGCTATAGAACAGAATATCAAGATGCAGCAGCTAAAGATTTAATAGATTTATCGAATAAAATAATAGATTCAAACTATAAAGATTTTGTGACAAGGATTGAGAGAAGTAGTGAATAAAAAGCTTAAGCAGCAAAGGAATTCGTTGCTTTGGGCTGTAATTGCAAATTTCGAACAGAGAACTACCAAATACGAATTTCGTATTGACAGTAGTATAAAAAAAGGATAGAATTAAACTGATATCTTTACGGGCATTTAAGCATAAAAAATAATCAAAACAATCTATGGTCAATATCGAAAGGATGATTACTATATCATACGAAGAAGTAGTTGAAACAATCAAAGCAAGTTCAAAAATCTCAGTTTTGTCAGAAAAAGATATTCAACACTGTAAACACCCCAAAATGACACACCCCACCAATCGCAGCCATATTCGATAAAAAAGCAAAGGTTCAGCGACCATTTATAGTTGCTGAACCTTTTTTATCATTACCAAAACCTATAGTATCGAGCTTTACATTATTATAACGTAACCGCCAACCACTCCCCACCCTATCCAAAAAATCAGAATATGATATAATAACTCCGACGGAAAATCAACAACCTGAGGAGATGATAATCATAGAACGGATAGAAGAGATCAAAACACATTTGCGACACCAAGAGTGAGCTGATGTGGTTTAATAATGCCAGACAAGCGGAAAGAGTACCGAGGAATGGTGCGGACAAAATGACATTAATGTCTGCATCTACTACAAAAGACTTCAGCTCCTGAGAACAGAGCTTATTGAAGAGGCAGAAAAGTGAACGATTATTCTCGTCAACATTAATGGAGTTCTTACAAAGACCACCATTAATCCAAAACTATAGGTATATAAAAAAAGATTATCGGTATTGAGATTTTCCTTTTATTGTGATATAATACTATAGGGTGAAAAAAATGTATGTTAATATCGCAGTATGTGATGATGAAAAAATAATATGTGATAGAATAATAAGCCTTGTTACTGAAATTAGACCGGATGCAAAAATAGATACCTACTTATCTGGTGAAAAGCTACTTGAATCTAAAAAGAAATATGATATTATATTGCTTGATATAGAGATGCCCGGCATTAATGGAATGGCAGTTGCTGACGAGCTTAGAAAAATGGGGGACAGAGTGTATATTATCTTTCTTACAAGCCATTCAGAGTTTATGCCAGAAGCTTTTAAGGTAAAGGCTTTTAGATTCTTAAAAAAGCCTGTGGACAAGACTGAGCTTGCTGAGGCAATCTCTCAATCAGAAAAGGAAATACTTAATTACGAAAAAATCATTATTGAGGAAAAGGGTCACACAAGGCTTATTGGGCTCAGAGACCTTGTATGTATCGAAGCATTTGGCGACGGAGCGTTTCTTTATACAACAGATGAAGTGATAGAAAGCAGCCGATCACTTAAATATTGGCTTACAAGACTTGGATCTGAACATTTCTTTCAGGTACATAAATCATATGCCGTTTCAATGGCACATGTTATCAATATTGAGAATGGCTGCGTTTATCTTCATAATATGAAGGACTCTGTACCTGTTTCAAGAAGGAATATCGCACGCTTCAGAAAAGAGTTTTATGAATATGTGAAACGTAATTCAAAGTATATTTAGGTGATAATATGGAAAGCATTATATATAGTCTATTGTTATTCTTCTTTGAACTTGTAAAAATTATAACAATAGGAAGTTTTTTACTGGAAATTAAAATAAGAAGACAACATAAAAAAGTAGCCATTCTATTCATTGCTTTTGCAACACTTTCGGTAATTCTCGGCACATTCACAAAGTTTTATGCAGCAATCGGTCTTCTTTCTACAGTGGCATATTGTCTATTGGCAGATAATAAGAAAAACAGGATAAATATTATAATAGCTTTTATGTTTTTATATATGCTAAATATGGCATCTGATCTATTCATTTTACAGGGCAATGTGAGCACACACAGCTATTTGTCTGATTTGCTGGTAAAGCTTGTGCCCTTAATAGTGATAATTCTTTGTGTTTTACTTAAAAAGCTTTATAATAAATATCACCCTAATATGTATGGGTACTTAAGGTTTTTGCTGCCCGCATTGCTCTTGGCTATATTTGTATATATCAGTCATTCATATATAGAGCTTAATACTTATGGTACAAGTTATTACTCGGTTGAAGATTTCAGCTTTCTTGGCTTTGGTATTGGCAGTATAGTCATGTTATCTCTTTTGATGCTTTTGCTTAAACGACATAACGAGCAACTCGAAACAAACGCACAAATTGCACAGCAGCTTATCGAGTCTCAAAAAAAATATTATACAATGCTTTTGCAAAAAGAGGAGGACAGCAAGCGTTTTAGACATGATATAAAAAACCATTTATTCTGTATAGACACTCTTTTTAAAGAGGAAAAATATGATGAATTAGGGCGTTATCTTACAGAACTTGTTAATAGATCATCAAAGCTCAGTAAGCCATTTTCCACTTCAAATGAGCTGGTTGATATTATTTTGAGTGAGATATGCTTGCAACACCCTGATGTGGCCATTAGTGTTATTGGAGTTTTTCCCGGAGATATGAAAATGACACAGTTTGACCAGTGTGCTATTTTTTCAAATCTGTTTAGCAATGCATTTGAGGCCGCTGATAAGTGTGCAGATAAGAAAGTTAATATCAACATCAAAGCACTTGGTCAGAATTTGTATATAAGTGTTTCAAATACATATAATGATACGCCACTTGATAAAAATGGAAAACTTATATCTTCAAAACAAGGATTAGCACATGGTTATGGTATTAGTAATATAAAATCAAGTTTAAAAAGATATAACGGAATCTATGAATTCTTCTTTAATGAAAAGGAATTTATATCTGATGTTGTAATACCCGGTATTTTTGTAGATGATCAAAAGATGTCCGTTAATCGTTAAAAATGTACCGATAATCGTAAATGTATTGATTTATAATCTTATATGTGATATAAAGAGTTTAGAAACTTATCTAAACTCTTTATTTTTTGAAAGGATTTATGTACTATGGTAAAAAGCGAGCTTAACAGAATTATGAAAACAAAAAAAGAAATGGTAGCTTTACTAATTATACTTGCATTTCCGATTGTAGATTTTTTACAGCACATATACTTTGATGTTATTGTTTATGGTGACTTGGGGGCATATCATCTTAAACACCCAGTTTATACTGCTTTTTTATCCGGTTCATGTATGGGGCATGTTATGCAGATACTCTTTTTCTGGATATTGCCAATCTATTCTATGATGCTATACGCTGACAGCTATACCGATGATGTGAAATCAGGATATTTAAAGTGTCTTACTTCAAGAGTGGGAAGAATAGATTATTATAAGACAAAATTCATAATTGCAGCCTTACTGCCGGCGATACTTTTATTGGGTTCTTTAATAATAAACTTGATGATGTGTATAATTCTCTTTCATAACGGTAGTATGTTTGGCGGGCTGGAGGACTTTTATGAGACGATGGATAACTGGTTTATCTTCGGTTTTAATCATCCATATTTATATTATATGTTTTATTCCCTTTCTGCTTGTATTATATGTTCTCTGTCAAGCATACTTGGATTATGCTGTTCTATTATTTTTAAGAATCATTTTAAAGCATATCCTGCTGTTTTTATAGTATGGTTTATACAGATACTT from Ruminococcus sp. NK3A76 includes these protein-coding regions:
- a CDS encoding GHKL domain-containing protein, which produces MESIIYSLLLFFFELVKIITIGSFLLEIKIRRQHKKVAILFIAFATLSVILGTFTKFYAAIGLLSTVAYCLLADNKKNRINIIIAFMFLYMLNMASDLFILQGNVSTHSYLSDLLVKLVPLIVIILCVLLKKLYNKYHPNMYGYLRFLLPALLLAIFVYISHSYIELNTYGTSYYSVEDFSFLGFGIGSIVMLSLLMLLLKRHNEQLETNAQIAQQLIESQKKYYTMLLQKEEDSKRFRHDIKNHLFCIDTLFKEEKYDELGRYLTELVNRSSKLSKPFSTSNELVDIILSEICLQHPDVAISVIGVFPGDMKMTQFDQCAIFSNLFSNAFEAADKCADKKVNINIKALGQNLYISVSNTYNDTPLDKNGKLISSKQGLAHGYGISNIKSSLKRYNGIYEFFFNEKEFISDVVIPGIFVDDQKMSVNR
- a CDS encoding LytTR family DNA-binding domain-containing protein; amino-acid sequence: MYVNIAVCDDEKIICDRIISLVTEIRPDAKIDTYLSGEKLLESKKKYDIILLDIEMPGINGMAVADELRKMGDRVYIIFLTSHSEFMPEAFKVKAFRFLKKPVDKTELAEAISQSEKEILNYEKIIIEEKGHTRLIGLRDLVCIEAFGDGAFLYTTDEVIESSRSLKYWLTRLGSEHFFQVHKSYAVSMAHVINIENGCVYLHNMKDSVPVSRRNIARFRKEFYEYVKRNSKYI